The following are from one region of the Bacillus sp. (in: firmicutes) genome:
- a CDS encoding cold-shock protein, with translation MKTGTVKWFNAEKGFGFIEVQGGEDVFVHFSAIQSEGFKSLEEGQKVSFEIVDGNRGPQAANVQKA, from the coding sequence ATGAAAACTGGTACAGTAAAATGGTTTAATGCAGAAAAGGGTTTTGGGTTTATTGAAGTTCAAGGTGGAGAAGATGTATTTGTACATTTTTCAGCTATTCAAAGCGAAGGCTTTAAGTCTTTAGAAGAAGGCCAAAAAGTATCTTTTGAAATTGTTGACGGAAATCGTGGACCACAAGCTGCTAATGTTCAAAAAGCTTAA
- a CDS encoding S9 family peptidase: MDIANIIDMQRYPSPHPRIDVFLVTYLSDGYRVKGFLAVPKWKANSQDGKFPGFLYLRGGIKGVGMVRIGRIIQFASEGFIVMAPFYRGNCGGEGYEDFAGEDRQDALQAFEIVREHPLVNEGNIHVFGFSRGGAMALLTGIEQPAVKSIVTWGGVSDMALTYEERVDLRRMMKRVIGGTPRKVREQYKRRTPLEQIEKINAPVLIIHGAQDKNVSVNHAYLLAEKLKEHNKQYTSWIFEEYTHYFPPQVNRKVVHDVTHWMKNSYLI, translated from the coding sequence ATGGATATTGCAAACATCATCGATATGCAAAGATATCCATCACCACACCCAAGGATTGATGTCTTTCTTGTTACATATTTAAGTGACGGATATAGAGTAAAGGGATTTTTAGCTGTTCCTAAGTGGAAAGCGAACAGTCAGGATGGGAAATTTCCAGGATTTTTATATTTGCGTGGGGGCATTAAAGGTGTAGGGATGGTGCGGATTGGCAGGATTATTCAATTTGCTTCGGAAGGATTTATTGTGATGGCTCCGTTCTATAGGGGCAATTGTGGTGGAGAAGGTTATGAGGATTTTGCTGGTGAAGATCGACAAGATGCACTGCAAGCTTTCGAAATAGTAAGAGAGCACCCATTAGTTAATGAAGGAAATATCCATGTATTTGGCTTTTCCCGAGGAGGTGCGATGGCTTTACTTACTGGAATAGAACAACCTGCTGTGAAATCAATCGTAACATGGGGCGGCGTTTCCGATATGGCTTTAACGTATGAAGAAAGAGTTGATTTACGAAGAATGATGAAGCGGGTTATCGGCGGTACTCCTAGAAAAGTACGTGAACAATATAAACGGCGAACACCTTTAGAGCAAATTGAAAAAATCAATGCCCCTGTGTTAATTATTCATGGTGCGCAGGACAAAAATGTGTCAGTAAACCATGCTTATTTATTAGCGGAAAAATTAAAGGAACATAATAAGCAATATACGAGTTGGATTTTCGAAGAGTATACACATTATTTTCCACCCCAAGTTAATCGAAAAGTGGTCCATGATGTAACTCATTGGATGAAAAACAGTTATTTAATCTAA
- a CDS encoding methionine adenosyltransferase: MTVGNRRLFTSESVTEGHPDKICDQVSDAILDAILKNDPNARVAAETAATTGLVLVAGEITTSTYVDIPKIVRETIAGIGYSRAKYGFDAETCAVLTSIDEQSPDIAMGVDQALEAREGQMSDEEIEAIGAGDQGLMFGFACNETPELMPLPISLAHKLSRRLSEVRKNETLPYLRPDGKTQVTVEYDENDKPVRIDAIVVSTQHNPEISLEQIHRDVKEFVINPIVPKELIDGETKYFINPTGRFVIGGPQGDAGLTGRKIIVDTYGGYARHGGGAFSGKDPTKVDRSAAYAARYVAKNIVAAGLAEKCEVQLAYAIGVAQPVSIAIDTFGTGKVSEEKLVEVVRNNFDLRPAGIIKMLDLRRPIYKETAAYGHFGRTDLDVPWEKTDKAEILKQEALA; the protein is encoded by the coding sequence ATGACAGTAGGGAATCGCCGTTTGTTCACTTCGGAATCAGTGACGGAAGGTCATCCAGATAAAATATGTGATCAAGTTTCAGACGCCATTTTAGATGCGATTCTAAAAAATGACCCTAATGCGCGCGTTGCTGCTGAAACAGCTGCAACAACAGGATTAGTATTGGTGGCGGGGGAGATAACGACATCAACGTATGTTGATATTCCAAAAATTGTTCGGGAAACGATTGCTGGAATTGGCTATAGTCGTGCAAAATACGGATTTGATGCTGAGACTTGTGCTGTTTTAACATCAATTGATGAGCAATCACCTGATATTGCAATGGGTGTAGATCAAGCTTTAGAAGCGCGTGAAGGACAAATGTCTGATGAAGAGATTGAAGCGATTGGCGCAGGGGACCAAGGATTGATGTTCGGCTTTGCCTGTAATGAAACACCTGAATTAATGCCGCTTCCAATTTCATTGGCACATAAGCTTTCGCGCCGTTTATCAGAAGTTCGTAAAAACGAGACATTACCGTATTTGCGTCCAGACGGGAAGACACAAGTAACGGTTGAGTATGATGAAAATGATAAGCCGGTTCGCATTGATGCGATTGTTGTTTCAACTCAGCATAATCCTGAAATTTCACTTGAGCAAATTCATCGTGATGTAAAAGAATTTGTCATCAATCCAATTGTTCCTAAAGAGCTAATCGATGGGGAAACAAAGTATTTCATTAACCCTACAGGCCGTTTCGTCATTGGCGGCCCCCAAGGTGATGCTGGCTTAACGGGGCGGAAAATCATTGTTGATACATATGGCGGCTATGCCCGCCATGGCGGCGGTGCCTTCTCAGGAAAAGACCCAACAAAGGTTGACCGTTCTGCCGCTTATGCTGCTAGATATGTTGCAAAAAATATTGTCGCAGCAGGCTTAGCAGAAAAATGTGAGGTCCAGCTTGCTTATGCCATTGGTGTGGCCCAGCCTGTTTCAATTGCTATTGATACTTTTGGAACAGGAAAAGTATCAGAAGAAAAATTAGTTGAAGTCGTTCGCAACAACTTTGATCTTCGTCCTGCAGGAATTATAAAAATGTTAGACTTGCGTCGCCCGATTTATAAGGAAACAGCGGCATACGGGCATTTTGGTCGGACAGACCTTGATGTTCCGTGGGAAAAAACGGATAAAGCAGAAATCCTCAAGCAAGAAGCGTTGGCATAA
- a CDS encoding ABC transporter substrate-binding protein — translation MRFQFHPFIILTLSLIVLFALSACSQEKTQKVKISEVTHSIFYTPQYVALEKGFFSDEGLDVELTTAWGGDKTMTALLTGGADIALVGSETSIYVQAQGATDPVINFAQLTQTDGTFLVAREKVANFTWEQLKGSTFLGQRKGGMPQMVGEFALKKHGIDPHHDTNLIQNIDFANIPNAFASGTGDYVQLFEPTASIFEKEGKGYIIASFGTESGHVPYTTFMARNSYMKENPEIIEKFTRAVYLAQIWVQEHSAKEIAEVIAPHFQDTDLDIIETVVDRYKSQGSFATDPILDEEEWNNLQDIMDEAGDLPKRIDYETLVNTEIAKKIMKE, via the coding sequence ATGAGATTTCAGTTTCATCCATTTATAATTTTAACCCTTTCTTTAATTGTCCTTTTTGCATTAAGTGCATGTTCACAAGAGAAAACACAAAAGGTAAAGATTTCTGAGGTAACTCATTCCATTTTTTACACCCCACAGTATGTTGCTCTTGAAAAAGGCTTTTTCTCAGATGAAGGCTTAGATGTTGAGTTAACAACTGCTTGGGGCGGGGATAAAACGATGACAGCACTTTTAACTGGTGGCGCTGATATCGCCCTTGTAGGCTCTGAAACATCTATTTACGTTCAGGCACAGGGTGCAACGGACCCGGTTATTAATTTTGCACAGCTTACACAAACTGATGGAACATTTCTCGTTGCCCGAGAAAAAGTAGCCAATTTTACATGGGAGCAATTAAAAGGTAGCACATTCCTTGGTCAGCGCAAAGGCGGAATGCCTCAAATGGTTGGTGAATTTGCTCTAAAAAAACATGGCATTGACCCACATCATGATACCAATTTAATTCAAAATATCGACTTCGCGAACATCCCTAACGCTTTTGCCTCAGGCACGGGCGATTATGTGCAATTATTCGAACCAACAGCTAGCATTTTTGAAAAAGAAGGAAAAGGCTATATTATAGCCTCTTTTGGAACGGAATCGGGTCATGTCCCTTATACAACATTTATGGCGAGAAACAGCTATATGAAAGAAAATCCTGAAATTATTGAAAAATTTACAAGAGCCGTGTATCTGGCCCAAATTTGGGTACAAGAGCATAGTGCAAAAGAAATCGCTGAAGTCATCGCTCCACATTTCCAAGATACTGACCTCGATATTATTGAAACAGTTGTTGATCGTTATAAGAGCCAAGGCTCGTTCGCAACTGATCCAATTTTAGATGAGGAAGAATGGAATAACTTGCAGGATATTATGGATGAAGCAGGGGATCTTCCGAAGCGTATCGATTATGAAACACTTGTAAATACAGAAATTGCGAAAAAAATTATGAAAGAATAG
- the pckA gene encoding phosphoenolpyruvate carboxykinase (ATP) translates to MNSVGNTIELKDVINGSNIHHNLSVPQLVEKTLSRGEAVLSSTGAIRATTGKYTGRSPKDKYIVEEASTKDKIEWGSVNQPISSEVFNSLYQKVLNYLSSKDEIFRFQGFAGADTKYRLPIQVINEYAWHNLFVHQLFIRPTEDELKSHAPEFTVICAPNFKADPAVDGTKSETFIIISFEQKTVLIGGTEYAGEMKKSIFSIMNYLLPEKNVLPMHCSANIGQEGDVALFFGLSGTGKTTLSADSNRRLIGDDEHGWSNNGVFNIEGGCYAKCINLSQEKEPQIWDAIRFGTVLENVVLDNDNRVADYDDSSLTENTRAAYPMDAVENIVVPSIGGHPNTIIFLTADASGVLPPVSRLTKEQAMYHFISGYTSKVAGTERGITEPQPAFSTCFGSPFLPRAAKVYAEMLGEKIDQYNARVFLVNTGWTGGEYGVGKRMNLSYTRAMVRAALEGDLDNVETVIDPIFGLQIPLHCPGVPDEVLQPKKTWADGAAYEKKATELAQAFNENFKKFEVSDEIKNAGPLVK, encoded by the coding sequence ATGAACTCTGTTGGTAATACGATTGAATTAAAGGATGTGATTAATGGATCTAACATCCATCATAATCTATCTGTACCACAACTAGTGGAAAAAACATTATCAAGAGGAGAAGCCGTTCTATCTTCAACTGGTGCTATCCGCGCTACAACTGGAAAATATACTGGTCGTTCCCCTAAAGACAAATATATTGTAGAAGAAGCTTCTACTAAAGATAAAATCGAATGGGGTTCTGTTAACCAGCCAATCTCATCAGAAGTATTTAATTCACTTTATCAAAAAGTATTAAATTATTTAAGTTCCAAAGATGAAATCTTCCGTTTCCAAGGGTTTGCGGGTGCAGACACAAAATACCGTTTACCAATTCAAGTTATTAATGAGTATGCATGGCATAACTTATTTGTGCATCAACTTTTTATTCGTCCAACTGAAGACGAGTTAAAATCACATGCTCCAGAATTTACTGTTATTTGTGCACCAAACTTCAAAGCAGACCCTGCTGTTGACGGCACAAAATCAGAAACATTTATTATCATTTCCTTTGAGCAAAAAACAGTATTAATCGGTGGTACTGAATATGCGGGTGAAATGAAAAAATCAATCTTCTCTATCATGAACTATTTATTGCCTGAGAAGAATGTATTGCCAATGCACTGCTCTGCAAATATTGGCCAAGAAGGCGATGTTGCGTTGTTCTTCGGTTTATCAGGTACTGGTAAAACAACATTATCTGCTGACTCAAATCGTCGCTTAATCGGTGATGACGAGCATGGTTGGTCTAATAATGGTGTGTTTAACATTGAAGGCGGCTGCTATGCAAAATGTATCAACCTTTCTCAAGAAAAGGAACCACAAATTTGGGATGCAATCCGCTTTGGTACAGTTTTAGAAAACGTTGTTCTTGACAATGACAATAGAGTGGCAGATTACGATGATTCTTCTTTAACTGAAAATACTCGTGCTGCATATCCAATGGATGCTGTTGAAAATATTGTTGTACCTAGTATTGGCGGACATCCAAATACAATTATTTTCTTAACAGCTGATGCTTCTGGTGTTTTACCTCCAGTTAGCCGTTTAACAAAAGAGCAAGCAATGTATCACTTTATTAGTGGTTATACAAGTAAAGTTGCTGGTACTGAACGTGGTATTACAGAACCACAACCTGCTTTCTCTACATGCTTTGGGTCACCTTTCTTACCAAGAGCAGCAAAAGTATATGCTGAAATGCTCGGTGAAAAAATTGACCAATATAATGCTCGCGTGTTCTTAGTAAACACTGGTTGGACTGGCGGCGAATACGGCGTTGGCAAACGTATGAATCTTTCATATACAAGAGCAATGGTGCGTGCTGCCCTTGAAGGAGATTTAGATAACGTTGAAACAGTTATCGATCCAATTTTCGGATTACAAATTCCATTACATTGCCCTGGCGTTCCTGATGAAGTGTTACAACCTAAGAAAACATGGGCTGATGGTGCTGCTTATGAAAAGAAAGCAACAGAACTAGCACAAGCATTCAATGAAAACTTCAAAAAATTTGAAGTTTCAGATGAAATTAAAAACGCAGGTCCGTTAGTGAAATAA
- a CDS encoding cold-shock protein codes for MAFGRRNIEEVVTEETKVWVCTSDECNCWVRDNFKSSDEPVCPLCNSEMTPSTKMLQVVENHSRHNFK; via the coding sequence ATGGCATTTGGAAGAAGAAATATAGAAGAGGTTGTAACGGAGGAGACAAAAGTTTGGGTATGCACCTCTGATGAATGCAACTGTTGGGTTCGTGATAACTTCAAAAGCAGTGACGAGCCAGTTTGTCCACTTTGTAATAGTGAAATGACTCCAAGTACAAAAATGTTGCAAGTTGTCGAAAATCATAGCCGACATAATTTTAAATAA